The Caulifigura coniformis genome includes a region encoding these proteins:
- a CDS encoding DUF1553 domain-containing protein, protein MRGWLWNVLAVGSLTLLSSTAVIADAPDYVRDIEPIFLKHCSDCHGVDVSQQDLRLDSFVGVKRGGNGGALVVPGKSGESLLIDAVTVGKITAKMPPEDYGDRLSAKDVELIRNWIDAGASGPDHAVEKPKTITSDHWAFQPIANVVPPVADDAGWSRNPIDRFIWTELQKAGLAPSPEADRPTQIRRLYLDLLGMPPAVSTVDEFVHDPTPDAYEQLVDRVLASPHYGERWGRHWLDQARYADSNGYTIDSARSMWNYRDWVINAINDDLPFDQFSIEQLAGDMLPEPTREQLIATGFHRNTLVNEEGGTDPEQFRVEAVVDRVSTTASVFMGLTVGCARCHDHKYDPVSQREFYQMFAVFNGADEPTLQLPTEQQASEEAPLDAEIATVRKRIADVEANSAARQKDWEQRLHQEITQLEKSGTFPEAAGVLKHWKSLLGVPAEKRKPAQLKELQDEFFKHDIERMPLMAQLNELGARKKQLAAKVTTTLIMRERPEPRPTHVHMRGDFLRPGAAVSAGTPAVLPPAQRTGERLSRLDFSKWLFSPEHPLTARVTVNRAWQTFFGRGLVATENDFGLQGDAPSHPQLLDWLARRSQSEGWSMKSLHRLIVTSATYRQSSAARQDLSGKDPYNILVGRQQRLRLEAEIIRDSALASSGLLVEHIGGPGVYPPQPEGIYRFTQQVKYWKQRVPQDNYRRGIYTYFWRSSPYPFLMTFDAPDSNVTCTRRVRSNTPLQSLTLANDAVFVDLANGLARRVLAEASADETARIDHAFRLCFSRSPTVDEQTRLQKFVAGERERLRGQVPDQELDQAVWAAAARVLMNLDEFVTRE, encoded by the coding sequence ATGCGTGGTTGGCTGTGGAACGTTCTGGCCGTCGGAAGCCTGACGCTGCTGTCGTCGACAGCAGTCATTGCGGACGCTCCCGACTACGTCCGTGACATCGAGCCGATCTTTCTCAAGCACTGCAGCGACTGCCACGGTGTCGACGTCTCGCAGCAGGATCTTCGGCTCGACTCGTTCGTCGGAGTGAAGCGAGGCGGGAATGGCGGAGCCCTTGTCGTCCCCGGCAAGAGTGGCGAGAGCCTGCTGATCGATGCGGTGACCGTGGGGAAAATTACGGCGAAAATGCCTCCCGAGGATTACGGTGACCGTTTGTCGGCGAAAGACGTCGAGTTGATCCGGAACTGGATCGATGCCGGCGCTTCGGGGCCGGATCACGCCGTGGAGAAACCGAAGACCATCACCAGCGACCACTGGGCCTTTCAGCCGATTGCGAATGTTGTTCCGCCTGTCGCCGATGACGCAGGCTGGTCCCGGAATCCGATCGACCGGTTCATCTGGACCGAACTCCAGAAGGCCGGTCTGGCTCCTTCACCCGAGGCTGATCGCCCCACCCAGATTCGACGGCTGTATCTCGACTTGCTGGGGATGCCTCCCGCGGTTTCGACGGTCGACGAATTCGTACACGATCCCACTCCGGACGCCTATGAGCAGCTGGTGGACCGGGTGCTCGCTTCGCCTCACTATGGCGAACGCTGGGGGCGGCACTGGCTCGATCAGGCCCGCTATGCCGACTCGAATGGCTACACGATCGATTCCGCCCGTTCGATGTGGAACTACCGCGACTGGGTGATCAACGCGATCAACGACGATCTGCCCTTCGACCAGTTCTCGATCGAGCAGCTCGCCGGAGACATGCTTCCCGAGCCGACGCGCGAGCAGCTGATCGCGACCGGTTTCCACCGCAATACGCTGGTCAACGAGGAAGGGGGGACCGATCCGGAGCAGTTTCGCGTCGAAGCCGTGGTCGACCGGGTGAGCACGACGGCCAGCGTGTTCATGGGGCTCACCGTCGGCTGCGCGCGCTGCCACGATCACAAGTACGACCCGGTCTCGCAGCGCGAGTTCTACCAGATGTTCGCGGTTTTCAACGGCGCCGACGAACCGACACTGCAGCTGCCGACGGAACAACAGGCCTCGGAAGAGGCGCCGCTCGATGCCGAAATCGCGACTGTCAGGAAGCGGATTGCGGACGTGGAAGCGAATAGCGCGGCACGTCAGAAAGACTGGGAGCAACGCCTCCATCAAGAAATCACGCAGCTTGAAAAATCAGGGACATTTCCAGAGGCCGCCGGTGTACTGAAGCATTGGAAGTCTCTGTTGGGCGTCCCGGCCGAAAAACGCAAGCCGGCACAGCTGAAAGAGCTGCAGGACGAATTCTTCAAACACGACATCGAGCGCATGCCGCTGATGGCACAGCTCAACGAGCTGGGGGCGAGAAAGAAGCAGCTGGCTGCCAAGGTGACCACCACACTGATCATGCGCGAACGACCTGAGCCTCGCCCGACGCATGTCCACATGCGCGGCGATTTTCTCCGCCCTGGCGCAGCGGTGTCCGCGGGGACTCCCGCCGTGCTGCCGCCGGCGCAGCGCACTGGTGAACGACTTTCCCGGCTCGATTTCTCGAAGTGGCTGTTCTCGCCCGAGCATCCACTCACAGCGCGGGTGACCGTCAATCGCGCGTGGCAGACGTTCTTCGGCCGCGGCCTTGTGGCGACCGAGAACGATTTCGGTCTCCAGGGGGACGCCCCCAGTCATCCGCAACTGCTCGACTGGCTCGCCCGTCGCTCCCAATCGGAAGGCTGGAGCATGAAATCGCTTCACCGGCTGATCGTCACGAGCGCGACGTATCGCCAGTCCTCCGCAGCGCGACAGGACCTCTCCGGAAAGGATCCCTACAACATCCTCGTCGGCCGGCAGCAGCGACTGCGACTGGAAGCCGAAATCATCCGTGATTCCGCACTTGCCTCGAGCGGCCTGCTGGTGGAACACATCGGCGGTCCCGGGGTCTACCCGCCGCAGCCCGAAGGGATCTACCGGTTCACGCAGCAGGTGAAGTACTGGAAGCAGCGCGTCCCCCAAGACAACTACCGGCGCGGGATCTACACCTACTTCTGGCGTTCCAGCCCGTACCCGTTCCTGATGACGTTCGATGCTCCCGATTCGAATGTCACCTGTACCCGCCGCGTGCGGTCCAATACTCCGCTGCAGTCATTGACGCTGGCGAACGACGCGGTGTTCGTCGATCTGGCGAACGGACTGGCCCGGCGTGTTCTCGCGGAAGCGTCCGCGGATGAGACCGCACGGATCGACCACGCGTTCCGCCTCTGCTTCTCCCGTTCGCCGACGGTCGACGAACAGACGCGACTGCAGAAGTTCGTGGCCGGCGAGCGGGAGCGTCTGCGAGGTCAGGTTCCGGACCAGGAACTCGATCAGGCAGTCTGGGCCGCCGCTGCGCGGGTTCTGATGAATCTCGACGAGTTCGTCACGCGCGAGTAG